Proteins from one Bradyrhizobium roseum genomic window:
- a CDS encoding RidA family protein, giving the protein MTIQRFETGPRMSQVVVHGNTVYLAGVVASNAAGKSVTEQTQDILSIIDGHLAKAGTDKSKLLSATIYITDMKTFGDMNKVWDGWVSPGNTPARATVEAQLASPQYNVEIMVVAGK; this is encoded by the coding sequence ATGACCATCCAGCGCTTCGAAACCGGACCTCGCATGAGCCAGGTCGTCGTCCACGGCAACACCGTCTATCTCGCCGGCGTCGTCGCCAGCAACGCGGCCGGCAAGAGCGTGACCGAGCAGACTCAGGACATTCTTTCGATCATCGACGGCCACCTCGCCAAGGCCGGCACCGACAAGTCGAAGCTGCTGTCGGCCACGATCTATATCACCGACATGAAGACGTTCGGCGACATGAACAAGGTCTGGGATGGCTGGGTGTCTCCCGGCAATACGCCGGCGCGCGCCACCGTCGAGGCCCAGCTGGCGTCGCCGCAGTACAATGTCGAGATCATGGTCGTGGCAGGCAAGTAA
- a CDS encoding alpha/beta fold hydrolase — protein sequence MAEHSKRPEQPAGADWAQQAWLWPLEATRMALQGYAQWFADQTPAPSTARDQQPLDWTTPNVVALQLQTMRLREFSHGSEIQPPVLVCAPFALHGALIADLAPGHSLVGALQNHGVGRIYVSDWCSATPDMRHLSIDNYLADLNVAIDEIGAPVDLVGLCQGGWLSLVYAARFPGKVRRLVLAGTPVDISTPSELSRMVAAIPQAAFEQMVRQGDGLVSGEHMLKFWNLPFSRQDVEAVLQRDLGDGSQEAEMLLDRFTRWDHATLDLPGGYYLEVTERVFRQNQIANGEFVALGRRVDLAEVRVPVFLLAGESDTVVPRDQALATAGLLGTPPAALEQASEPCGHLGLFMGSHVLGHSWRRIARWLQADISDAAAETIGA from the coding sequence ATGGCAGAACACAGCAAGCGGCCGGAACAACCTGCGGGCGCCGACTGGGCGCAGCAGGCTTGGCTGTGGCCGCTGGAAGCCACGCGAATGGCGCTGCAAGGCTATGCGCAATGGTTCGCCGATCAGACACCCGCGCCGTCGACCGCGCGGGACCAGCAGCCGCTCGACTGGACCACGCCGAACGTGGTGGCGCTGCAACTCCAAACGATGCGGCTGCGGGAATTTTCTCACGGTAGCGAAATACAGCCGCCGGTGCTGGTCTGCGCACCCTTTGCGCTGCATGGTGCGCTGATCGCGGATCTCGCGCCTGGGCACAGCCTCGTCGGGGCGCTGCAAAATCATGGCGTGGGCCGCATCTACGTCTCCGACTGGTGCTCGGCCACGCCGGACATGCGCCACCTGTCGATCGACAATTATCTTGCCGACCTCAATGTCGCGATCGACGAGATCGGCGCGCCGGTCGACCTTGTCGGCCTGTGCCAGGGCGGATGGCTGTCGCTGGTCTATGCCGCCCGCTTTCCCGGCAAGGTGCGGCGGCTCGTGCTGGCCGGCACCCCTGTCGATATCTCGACGCCGTCCGAACTGTCGCGGATGGTGGCCGCCATCCCGCAAGCCGCTTTCGAGCAGATGGTGCGGCAGGGCGATGGGCTCGTCAGCGGCGAGCACATGCTCAAGTTCTGGAATCTGCCATTCAGTCGGCAGGATGTGGAAGCCGTGCTGCAGCGAGACCTCGGCGATGGATCGCAAGAAGCCGAAATGCTGCTGGATCGTTTTACGCGCTGGGATCATGCGACGCTGGACCTGCCGGGCGGCTATTACCTCGAAGTGACCGAGCGGGTATTCCGGCAGAACCAGATCGCCAACGGCGAATTTGTCGCGTTGGGCCGGCGGGTCGATCTCGCGGAAGTGCGCGTACCGGTCTTCCTGCTGGCGGGAGAGAGCGACACCGTCGTTCCGCGCGACCAGGCGCTCGCCACCGCGGGGCTATTGGGCACGCCGCCGGCCGCTTTGGAACAGGCCAGCGAGCCGTGCGGCCACCTCGGCCTCTTCATGGGAAGCCACGTCCTCGGCCATTCCTGGCGCCGGATCGCCCGCTGGCTTCAGGCCGACATCAGCGATGCCGCGGCCGAAACGATCGGCGCGTAA
- a CDS encoding nuclear transport factor 2 family protein has protein sequence MTDVNTIARNYIDLWNERAPARRREMLVANWTSDARYVDPLMSGNGHDGVDALITGVQQRFPDFRFHLIGEANGFGDHVRFSWGLGPDGADSPIKGTDFAVLSDGRIRSITGFLDQVPAGA, from the coding sequence ATGACCGATGTCAACACGATCGCCCGCAACTATATTGATCTGTGGAACGAACGCGCACCCGCGCGCCGCCGCGAAATGCTGGTGGCGAACTGGACCAGCGACGCCCGCTATGTCGACCCGCTGATGTCAGGCAATGGCCATGACGGCGTCGACGCGCTGATCACGGGCGTCCAGCAGCGCTTTCCGGATTTCCGCTTCCACCTGATCGGCGAAGCCAACGGATTCGGCGATCACGTCCGCTTCTCCTGGGGACTGGGTCCCGACGGCGCCGACAGCCCGATCAAGGGAACCGATTTCGCCGTGCTCAGCGACGGACGCATCCGCAGCATCACGGGATTCTTGGATCAAGTCCCGGCGGGCGCTTGA
- a CDS encoding methyl-accepting chemotaxis protein, producing MRIGRLFAASMLSVTILAVVLGAGVLVPQYRTFAGKSEAIKTVEAYGAVLAVGQYVAGYRAPYVGPLFQETAATPAQIETAAKAVKAAAAAFAKARAAVDVLDDSAVIVQGLNQAAAKLADVTAASDRALILPMSGRDPAAVKGFLPGIAAVVGILEPLLNRLENQVAMSDASLTALLNVARTSQDLRISAGGRAATMSLAISTRRPLTAAEISITDRAQGRVDLDRERIEAGVDQIGSPPRLAKAMNDAIEGYFGKAAPWIEKEMAAGRADGNYAINADQLAGTIVPAVQAFFAVRDAALAEAEARAGAARDGALTMLALAGLAVVALLAVLAGVTVMLRRRVITPLATLTGVIGELAAGRHEVTIPTIERADEIGAMAGSLQVFKDALIAKKVADEAAAVEADAKIQRGQRVDQITSDFEAMIGEIVEIVSRASTELEASAGTLTATAERSEDLATKVAAASEEASTNVQSVASATEEMASSVNEISRQVQGSARIANEAVDQAQKTNDRVGELAKAATRIGDVVELINTIAGQTNLLALNATIEAARAGEAGRGFAVVASEVKALAEQTAKATGEISQQISGIQAATQESVAAIKEIGDTIGRMSEIASTIAAAVEEQGAATQEISRNVQQAANGTQQVSANIADVQRGASETGSASGQVLGAAKSLSGESDRLKREVGKFLSSVRAA from the coding sequence ATGCGGATCGGTCGTCTATTTGCGGCATCGATGCTTTCGGTGACGATACTGGCCGTCGTCCTTGGCGCCGGGGTTCTCGTCCCGCAATACCGTACCTTTGCCGGCAAGAGCGAGGCGATCAAGACGGTGGAAGCCTATGGCGCGGTGCTGGCGGTCGGCCAGTACGTTGCCGGCTATCGGGCGCCTTATGTCGGACCGCTGTTCCAGGAAACGGCCGCGACGCCTGCGCAGATAGAGACCGCCGCAAAAGCGGTAAAGGCGGCCGCTGCCGCGTTCGCAAAGGCGCGGGCCGCGGTCGACGTGCTCGACGATAGCGCGGTGATCGTCCAGGGCCTCAACCAGGCGGCGGCCAAGCTGGCCGATGTTACCGCGGCGAGCGATCGAGCGCTGATCCTGCCCATGAGCGGGCGCGATCCGGCGGCGGTCAAGGGTTTCCTGCCGGGCATCGCTGCGGTCGTCGGAATTCTCGAGCCGCTGTTGAATCGGCTTGAAAACCAGGTCGCGATGTCCGATGCGTCGCTGACGGCGCTGTTGAATGTCGCCCGCACGTCGCAAGATCTGCGAATCTCGGCAGGTGGACGTGCCGCCACCATGTCGCTTGCGATCAGCACACGCCGTCCGCTGACGGCGGCTGAAATATCCATTACCGATCGCGCCCAGGGTCGTGTCGATCTCGATCGCGAGCGGATCGAGGCCGGCGTCGATCAGATCGGCAGCCCGCCGCGTCTTGCGAAGGCGATGAACGACGCCATCGAGGGCTATTTCGGCAAAGCCGCGCCGTGGATTGAAAAAGAGATGGCGGCCGGGCGCGCCGATGGCAATTACGCGATCAACGCCGATCAACTCGCCGGCACGATCGTGCCGGCAGTGCAGGCCTTCTTCGCGGTGCGCGACGCCGCATTGGCGGAAGCGGAAGCCCGCGCAGGCGCCGCACGCGATGGGGCGCTGACCATGCTGGCGCTGGCCGGTCTTGCCGTGGTGGCGCTGCTTGCCGTGCTTGCCGGCGTCACCGTGATGCTGCGGCGGCGCGTGATCACACCGCTTGCGACGCTGACCGGTGTGATCGGCGAACTCGCCGCCGGCCGGCATGAGGTCACGATCCCGACCATCGAGCGTGCTGACGAAATCGGTGCGATGGCAGGCTCGCTGCAGGTTTTCAAGGACGCCCTGATCGCCAAGAAGGTTGCCGACGAGGCCGCTGCCGTCGAGGCGGATGCCAAGATCCAGCGCGGCCAGCGCGTCGATCAGATCACCAGCGACTTCGAGGCAATGATCGGCGAAATCGTCGAGATCGTGTCACGGGCCTCGACCGAGTTGGAAGCCTCCGCCGGCACGCTGACGGCGACCGCCGAGCGTTCGGAGGATCTCGCCACCAAGGTTGCGGCGGCGTCCGAGGAAGCTTCCACGAATGTGCAGTCGGTCGCATCCGCCACCGAAGAGATGGCTTCCTCGGTCAACGAGATCAGCCGGCAGGTCCAGGGTTCCGCGCGGATCGCCAATGAGGCGGTGGACCAGGCGCAGAAGACCAATGACCGCGTCGGTGAACTCGCAAAGGCGGCCACGCGGATCGGCGACGTGGTGGAATTGATCAACACGATCGCCGGCCAGACCAATCTGCTGGCACTCAATGCCACCATCGAGGCGGCGCGCGCCGGCGAAGCGGGGCGCGGCTTCGCGGTCGTGGCGTCCGAAGTGAAGGCGCTGGCTGAGCAGACAGCGAAAGCGACCGGCGAGATCAGCCAGCAGATTTCGGGCATCCAGGCGGCGACCCAGGAATCGGTCGCGGCCATCAAGGAGATCGGCGACACCATCGGACGGATGTCGGAGATCGCCTCCACGATCGCAGCCGCGGTCGAGGAGCAGGGTGCGGCGACCCAGGAAATTTCCCGCAACGTGCAGCAGGCCGCGAACGGTACGCAGCAGGTTTCGGCCAACATCGCCGACGTGCAGCGCGGGGCCAGCGAGACAGGGTCCGCTTCCGGTCAGGTGCTCGGCGCGGCAAAGTCCTTGTCCGGCGAAAGCGACCGGCTCAAGCGCGAGGTCGGCAAGTTCCTCAGTTCGGTGCGGGCGGCCTGA
- a CDS encoding type II toxin-antitoxin system RelE/ParE family toxin, whose product MAEHKPAIIWSPEALDDMNRLWDYYVHAAGRATADGVLREIAKAVVVIDDFPLAGRARDELRAGLRSLAAAPQIVFYRLKDDRTEIVRVLDGRQDIEEIFSDGENG is encoded by the coding sequence ATGGCGGAGCATAAGCCTGCGATTATTTGGTCGCCTGAAGCTCTCGACGATATGAACCGCCTTTGGGACTACTACGTTCACGCGGCCGGACGCGCGACAGCAGACGGGGTTCTGCGCGAGATTGCGAAGGCTGTTGTAGTCATCGATGACTTTCCACTTGCCGGCCGAGCGCGCGACGAACTCCGGGCAGGCCTGCGATCGCTGGCGGCTGCTCCCCAGATAGTCTTCTATCGATTGAAGGATGATCGGACCGAGATCGTACGGGTGCTCGACGGCAGGCAGGATATCGAAGAGATTTTTTCGGACGGTGAGAACGGGTAG
- a CDS encoding helix-turn-helix transcriptional regulator, whose product MASITLLERKSISVSDFRCTAGPGDEPFAEYHRCHSISYVRKGSFGLHCRGKFSELVAGSVLIGHPGDEYTCTHEHVCGDECLSFFLAPELVEAIGDSQNPWHVGAVPPLPELVVLGELAQSAADGSSDIGLDEIGQVLASRFVEVVSGSKRKSGPDAARDRRRAVETALWIDANSHRQINLEDAASQAGISPFHFLRLFSQTLGVTPHQYLVRSRLRHAARRLADDDSAVTDIAYDVGFSDLSNFVRTFGRAAGASPLKFRQASRGDRKIFQERLALH is encoded by the coding sequence ATGGCATCCATCACGCTTCTCGAACGCAAATCGATTTCGGTTTCCGACTTCCGCTGTACCGCGGGGCCGGGCGACGAGCCGTTCGCAGAATATCATCGCTGTCACTCGATTTCGTATGTGCGCAAGGGCAGTTTCGGCCTGCACTGCCGCGGAAAGTTCAGCGAGCTGGTGGCGGGGTCGGTGCTGATCGGCCATCCCGGCGACGAATACACCTGCACCCACGAGCACGTCTGCGGCGACGAATGCCTGTCGTTCTTCCTCGCACCCGAACTGGTGGAAGCGATCGGCGACAGCCAAAACCCCTGGCATGTCGGCGCCGTGCCGCCGCTGCCGGAGTTGGTGGTGCTGGGCGAACTGGCGCAATCGGCAGCAGATGGCAGCAGCGACATCGGCCTCGACGAGATCGGCCAGGTGCTGGCGAGCCGCTTCGTCGAGGTGGTTTCCGGCAGCAAACGCAAATCCGGCCCTGATGCCGCGCGCGACCGCCGCCGCGCGGTGGAGACCGCGCTGTGGATCGATGCCAACTCGCACCGCCAGATCAATCTGGAAGATGCCGCATCCCAAGCCGGGATCAGCCCGTTCCACTTCCTGCGGCTGTTCTCGCAAACGCTCGGCGTCACACCGCATCAATACCTGGTGCGTTCTCGGCTGCGCCATGCGGCGCGGCGGCTGGCCGACGACGACAGCGCGGTCACCGACATCGCCTATGACGTCGGCTTTTCGGACCTCTCCAATTTCGTGCGCACCTTCGGCCGCGCCGCCGGCGCCTCGCCGCTGAAATTCCGTCAGGCGTCGCGGGGGGACCGCAAGATTTTCCAAGAACGGCTGGCGCTGCACTAG
- a CDS encoding VOC family protein, producing MYDHIGLRVGNLDASVRFYTAALAPLGFVLCSRDDSGAGFGPKGAPALWLHLHEGSAGSAAHVAFRAMDHAAIQQFHAEGLKAGGRDNGGAGPRADYSPTYYAAFLIDPDGNNVEAVYT from the coding sequence ATGTACGACCACATCGGATTGCGCGTCGGCAATCTTGACGCCAGTGTGCGCTTCTATACGGCGGCACTCGCCCCGCTCGGTTTTGTGCTGTGCTCGCGCGACGATTCCGGCGCGGGTTTCGGCCCCAAGGGCGCGCCCGCGCTCTGGCTGCATCTGCACGAGGGATCGGCGGGCTCCGCGGCGCATGTAGCGTTCCGCGCCATGGATCACGCGGCGATCCAGCAATTCCATGCCGAAGGCCTGAAAGCCGGCGGCCGCGACAATGGCGGCGCCGGGCCGCGCGCCGATTACAGCCCGACTTATTACGCGGCGTTCCTGATCGATCCCGACGGCAACAATGTCGAGGCGGTTTATACGTAG
- a CDS encoding SRPBCC family protein has protein sequence MIIDASPDDVWDALRDFGALHTRLAPGFVTDTRLDGDARIVTFANGMEAREILVDCDDARRRLVYAIVSERIRQHSASAQVFAESGGRSRFVWISDVLPNEIASYMDAQMDQGIKAMQKALEHSAA, from the coding sequence ATCATCATCGACGCCTCCCCCGATGACGTCTGGGACGCGCTTCGCGATTTCGGCGCACTGCATACGCGGCTGGCGCCAGGCTTCGTGACCGACACCAGGCTCGACGGCGACGCGCGGATCGTCACGTTCGCCAACGGCATGGAGGCCCGCGAGATCCTGGTCGATTGCGACGACGCGAGGCGGCGGCTGGTCTATGCGATCGTCAGCGAGCGCATCAGGCAGCACAGCGCTTCCGCGCAGGTGTTCGCCGAGAGCGGCGGGCGCTCCCGCTTCGTGTGGATATCCGACGTGCTCCCGAACGAGATCGCGTCCTACATGGATGCGCAGATGGACCAAGGCATCAAGGCCATGCAGAAGGCCCTGGAACACAGCGCGGCATGA
- a CDS encoding MATE family efflux transporter, translating to MSDIGVAEIPVDEDERSLLPPKAPAKNALLDGPILRTLLWLAWPNVIALTAGTCVVIAETSYIGRLGVEALAAMALVFPTVILTMTMSGGAMGGGVASAIARALGAGDTERASTLASHALLIGLCFGLTFMLGMLIFGPALLELLGGRGNVLTQAVAYTQIFFGGAVVPWLMNTMSGILRGTGNMKLPSLLMLSSSACQIVLGGSLGLGLGPIPQFGMRGVAAGSLIAYLISISVMSWYLFSGRARVIPKVRGLKIQWAMFIDILKVGAIACFSPLQSVLTISIFTYMLARFGTEILAGYGIGARLEFMLTSISFAVGIATVPMVGMAIGARRIARARRICWIAGLVAFVSVGAFASFIAIFPDIWVNLFTDDPSVRAASRQYLSTVAPMYAFLGLSTTCYFSSQGAAKVIGPVLAQTARLLFIGAGGWWLSTHDATAQSFFLLAAASMVLLGVLSCVSVMLTRWGPKLPAPIVKPALS from the coding sequence ATGTCCGATATCGGCGTTGCCGAAATTCCCGTCGACGAGGACGAACGATCGCTTCTGCCGCCGAAAGCGCCGGCGAAGAACGCGCTGCTCGATGGACCGATCCTGCGTACGCTGCTGTGGCTGGCGTGGCCGAACGTGATCGCGCTGACCGCCGGCACCTGCGTGGTGATCGCTGAAACCTCCTATATCGGCCGGCTCGGCGTCGAAGCGCTGGCCGCGATGGCGCTGGTATTTCCCACCGTGATTCTGACCATGACGATGTCGGGCGGGGCCATGGGCGGCGGCGTGGCTTCTGCTATCGCGCGTGCGCTCGGTGCCGGCGATACCGAGCGCGCCTCGACGCTGGCGTCGCATGCGCTCCTGATCGGACTTTGCTTCGGCCTGACCTTCATGCTGGGGATGCTGATCTTCGGCCCGGCGCTGCTGGAACTGCTCGGCGGGCGCGGCAATGTGTTGACGCAGGCCGTCGCCTACACGCAGATATTCTTCGGCGGCGCCGTCGTGCCGTGGCTGATGAATACGATGTCGGGCATCTTGCGCGGCACCGGCAACATGAAGCTGCCGTCGCTGCTGATGCTCTCGTCGTCGGCGTGCCAGATCGTTCTCGGCGGCTCGCTCGGCCTCGGCCTCGGCCCGATCCCGCAATTCGGCATGCGCGGCGTCGCGGCTGGCTCGCTGATCGCCTATCTGATCAGCATCTCCGTGATGTCCTGGTATCTGTTCTCGGGCCGCGCGCGCGTCATTCCGAAAGTCCGCGGGCTGAAAATTCAATGGGCGATGTTCATCGACATCCTGAAGGTCGGCGCCATTGCCTGCTTCTCCCCGCTGCAGTCGGTTTTGACCATCAGCATCTTCACCTACATGCTGGCGCGCTTCGGCACCGAGATCCTCGCCGGCTACGGCATCGGCGCGCGGCTCGAGTTCATGCTGACCTCGATCTCGTTCGCGGTTGGTATCGCCACGGTGCCGATGGTCGGCATGGCGATCGGTGCGCGGCGCATCGCGCGGGCCCGCAGGATCTGCTGGATCGCGGGCCTCGTCGCCTTCGTCTCGGTCGGCGCGTTCGCCAGCTTCATCGCAATCTTCCCCGATATCTGGGTAAATCTCTTCACCGACGATCCGAGCGTGCGGGCCGCGAGCCGTCAATATCTGTCGACCGTGGCGCCGATGTACGCGTTCCTCGGCCTTTCCACGACCTGCTATTTCTCATCGCAGGGCGCGGCCAAGGTGATCGGCCCGGTGCTGGCGCAGACCGCGCGGCTGCTGTTCATCGGCGCGGGCGGCTGGTGGCTGTCGACGCACGATGCGACCGCGCAGAGTTTCTTTCTGCTGGCGGCCGCTTCGATGGTGCTGCTCGGCGTGCTCTCCTGCGTCAGCGTGATGCTGACGCGGTGGGGGCCGAAGCTGCCGGCGCCGATCGTGAAGCCGGCGCTGTCCTGA
- a CDS encoding PQQ-dependent sugar dehydrogenase, with translation MRNKLFLRTVCIAALALPLAACNEPKETATVAQSFGPSPQLPPPEHSWIPTVDIASVNRWPDGAKPTAANGMMVTAFASGLEHPRTVYVLPNGDVLVAESNAPPKPDDDKGIKGFIFKQAQKWAGAGVPSANRITLLRDANGDGVAETRSVFLSGLNSPFGMVLVGEDFYVADTDAIMKFPYREGDTNIETAGVKVADLPAGTLNHHWTKDLTASPDGTKLYATVGSNSNVGENGIEAEKDRAAVLEVDRASGQWRVFASGLRNPNGPSFHPQTGDLWVVVNERDELGNDLVPDYMTSVKDGAFYGWPYSYFGDHVDTRVEPRRPDLVQKAMAPDYALGAHTASLGLVFNTGNLFPAEMKDGAFIGQHGSWNRKPRAGYKVIFVPFKDGKPSGAPQDVLTGFLNDKGEAQGRPVGVRLDKQGALLVADDVGNTIWRVTPSAKSAAR, from the coding sequence ATGCGCAACAAGCTTTTTCTTCGCACTGTATGCATCGCTGCCCTGGCGCTGCCGCTGGCCGCCTGTAACGAGCCGAAGGAAACTGCGACCGTGGCGCAGAGCTTTGGTCCATCGCCCCAGTTGCCGCCGCCCGAGCATTCCTGGATCCCAACCGTCGATATCGCGTCGGTCAACCGCTGGCCCGACGGCGCCAAGCCGACCGCCGCCAACGGTATGATGGTCACGGCCTTCGCGAGCGGCCTGGAGCATCCGCGCACGGTCTATGTGCTGCCGAACGGCGACGTGCTGGTTGCCGAGAGCAATGCGCCGCCCAAGCCGGACGACGACAAGGGCATCAAGGGTTTCATTTTTAAGCAGGCGCAGAAATGGGCCGGCGCGGGCGTGCCGAGCGCCAACCGCATCACGCTGCTGCGCGATGCCAACGGCGATGGCGTTGCCGAGACGCGCAGCGTTTTCCTCAGCGGACTGAATTCACCGTTCGGCATGGTGCTGGTCGGTGAAGACTTCTATGTCGCCGATACCGATGCGATCATGAAATTCCCCTATCGCGAGGGCGATACCAACATCGAAACGGCCGGCGTCAAGGTGGCCGACCTACCGGCCGGTACACTCAATCACCATTGGACCAAGGACCTCACGGCAAGCCCGGACGGCACCAAGCTTTATGCCACCGTCGGCTCCAACAGCAATGTCGGCGAAAACGGCATCGAGGCCGAAAAGGATCGCGCCGCCGTGCTGGAAGTCGATCGTGCCAGTGGCCAATGGCGGGTGTTCGCCTCGGGCCTGCGCAACCCGAACGGTCCGTCATTTCATCCGCAGACCGGCGACCTCTGGGTCGTCGTCAACGAGCGCGACGAACTCGGCAATGATCTCGTTCCCGATTACATGACGTCGGTCAAGGACGGCGCGTTCTACGGCTGGCCGTACAGCTATTTCGGCGACCATGTCGACACCCGCGTCGAGCCGCGGCGGCCTGACTTGGTGCAGAAAGCGATGGCGCCGGATTATGCGCTCGGCGCGCATACGGCCTCGCTGGGGCTCGTCTTCAACACGGGCAACCTGTTTCCGGCCGAGATGAAGGATGGCGCCTTCATCGGCCAGCACGGCTCGTGGAATCGCAAACCCCGCGCCGGCTACAAGGTGATCTTCGTGCCCTTCAAGGACGGCAAGCCGTCGGGCGCGCCGCAGGACGTGCTGACCGGCTTCCTCAACGACAAGGGCGAAGCGCAAGGCCGCCCCGTCGGCGTCCGGCTCGACAAGCAGGGTGCGCTGCTGGTGGCCGACGACGTCGGCAACACGATCTGGCGCGTAACGCCGTCGGCAAAATCGGCGGCGCGGTAG
- a CDS encoding VIT1/CCC1 transporter family protein — protein sequence MSRLHRENHLVERIGWLRAAVLGANDGIISTASLILGVASAAASRNDILLTGVAGLVAGAMSMAAGEYVSVSSQSDTEHADLAREKRELVDDPVFEREELAQVYVARGVEEVLAREVARQLMVKDALGAHARDELGISEITTARPVQAALASAATFSVGAAAPLVLVLVSPANALIPIVSVGSLLFLALLGAIGAKAGGAGLLKPTIRVTFWGAFAMGLTAGIGALFGKVV from the coding sequence ATGAGTCGCCTCCATCGGGAGAACCATCTTGTCGAGCGCATCGGTTGGCTGAGAGCAGCCGTGCTCGGCGCCAATGACGGGATCATATCGACCGCCAGCCTGATATTGGGCGTCGCGTCCGCGGCGGCATCCCGCAACGATATTCTGTTGACCGGCGTGGCCGGGCTTGTGGCCGGCGCCATGTCGATGGCGGCTGGCGAATATGTCTCGGTCAGTTCACAGTCCGATACCGAACATGCAGATCTGGCACGCGAAAAGCGTGAGTTGGTGGACGACCCTGTGTTCGAGAGGGAAGAACTCGCTCAGGTCTATGTCGCGCGTGGCGTCGAGGAGGTGCTCGCGCGCGAAGTGGCCAGGCAATTGATGGTCAAAGACGCCTTGGGGGCACATGCGCGGGATGAGTTGGGTATTTCGGAGATCACCACCGCCCGCCCGGTACAGGCGGCGTTGGCATCGGCTGCGACCTTTTCCGTTGGAGCGGCTGCGCCGCTCGTGCTGGTTCTGGTTTCACCGGCCAATGCGCTGATCCCGATCGTCTCGGTGGGGTCGCTGCTGTTCCTGGCGCTGCTCGGTGCGATTGGTGCGAAAGCCGGCGGTGCGGGATTGTTAAAGCCGACCATTCGGGTGACGTTTTGGGGCGCATTCGCCATGGGACTGACGGCCGGAATCGGCGCGTTGTTCGGCAAAGTCGTCTGA
- a CDS encoding MgtC/SapB family protein, whose amino-acid sequence MPDLPSVLLNLAAALGIGLLIGAERERRKGGGPARAPAGIRTFSVASLAGAASVLVGGAVMLAVTVTGVAALTVIAYLRSRSDDPGLTTEIALILTALLGGLAMQQPALAAGIAVGLAALLAARTPLHHFVRSVLTVKEVNDALIFAGATLVVLPLLPNQAMGPYGALNPRSIWIVVILVMAISAAGYILVRMLGARFGLPVAGLASGFISSAATIGAMGARVQKNPDAISAAVAGAALSTVATVIQMCLVLATTSPATLRALSVPLLCAGMAAAAYGGGFTVWALRERDAAEPQPGPAFSFPVALVFALTLSAVLIASAALREWFGETGVIVAAAAAGFVDTHSAAIAIASLVASGKMTAADAVLPILVAFSTNTISKMIFAWSGGSSTFALRLTPGLILVAGAAWAGAVLV is encoded by the coding sequence ATGCCTGACCTCCCGTCCGTGCTCCTGAATCTCGCCGCAGCACTCGGCATCGGACTTCTGATCGGCGCCGAGCGGGAACGCCGCAAGGGAGGAGGTCCAGCCCGCGCACCGGCTGGGATACGCACTTTCTCCGTCGCCTCACTCGCCGGTGCAGCCAGCGTTCTGGTCGGCGGTGCAGTCATGCTGGCTGTCACGGTGACAGGTGTGGCAGCGCTGACGGTGATCGCATATTTGCGATCCCGCAGCGACGATCCCGGCCTTACGACCGAGATTGCGCTGATCCTGACTGCGTTGCTGGGCGGTCTGGCGATGCAGCAGCCAGCGCTGGCGGCAGGCATCGCCGTCGGCCTTGCCGCCCTGCTCGCGGCGCGAACGCCTCTGCATCATTTCGTGCGTTCCGTTCTCACAGTGAAAGAGGTGAACGACGCACTGATCTTCGCCGGCGCGACCTTGGTGGTGCTGCCGTTGCTGCCCAATCAGGCGATGGGTCCCTACGGTGCGCTCAATCCACGGTCGATCTGGATCGTCGTCATTCTGGTGATGGCTATCAGCGCCGCGGGATATATCCTTGTTCGAATGCTCGGCGCGCGGTTTGGGCTTCCTGTCGCAGGCCTCGCATCCGGATTTATTTCGAGTGCCGCCACGATTGGCGCCATGGGCGCCCGGGTTCAAAAGAATCCCGATGCCATCAGCGCAGCCGTCGCGGGCGCGGCTCTCTCGACAGTCGCCACGGTTATTCAGATGTGCCTGGTGCTGGCAACCACGAGCCCGGCTACTCTGCGCGCGCTGTCCGTGCCGCTGCTTTGCGCCGGCATGGCCGCCGCTGCCTATGGCGGCGGATTCACGGTATGGGCCTTGCGCGAGCGGGACGCAGCCGAACCGCAGCCAGGACCCGCCTTCAGCTTCCCGGTCGCTTTGGTATTTGCCCTGACACTTTCCGCGGTGCTCATCGCCTCCGCCGCGCTACGGGAATGGTTCGGCGAGACCGGCGTCATCGTGGCGGCTGCGGCGGCCGGCTTCGTCGACACGCATTCCGCGGCCATCGCGATCGCTTCGCTGGTTGCTTCCGGCAAGATGACAGCGGCTGATGCCGTGCTTCCCATCCTCGTCGCTTTCTCGACCAATACGATCAGCAAGATGATATTCGCCTGGAGTGGCGGAAGCTCGACTTTCGCGTTGCGTCTTACCCCGGGCTTGATCCTGGTCGCAGGCGCAGCATGGGCCGGCGCAGTGCTGGTGTAA